TTTGCGCAAAAGGATGATAAAAGGAATGTCAACTCTGAAGCCTTGTCATgtctcaggtggggtgagcccccttacgctgccaccactctgagatttagggtcccttgggaaggcccagagtaccctcctaGTCCCAaaccttctgacctccgtagcttggccaataagcaggcgtgaggacccagcagagtaacaacaaacaaaaggatttatttacaaagaggtcagttaatatcaaacaaggtGCATTAGAAACAATAGAAGGATGAAAGCacaataaacaaaaggccctcctgcgactgaactccctgcccctctgtctgccaggcctaccttctcaccctccctggatgagggcctctccctccTAGCAGAGACCCCCTCTGGCCTgctgctccctgggaggaagaacGCAGGCTTTTCCCCTCTCaggcttatatagcactagccccctctGTTCTGATTGGACAAAAAGtgcaccaaaatggcccaggggctcctgggaatcgtaggcaggcctactcccactgctaacaggcttctgaggccttgctaggccttcctggcacagccagatcatgacacgcctacaccctgaaaatcttgctggtctggGAGGGACCGCTGGGCTCGAAAGTTGTTGTTCTGctgcaggctaacatggctaccctcctggAATGGAATGATGAGATCTGAGTGTCATGCAAATTACACCACATAAAAGCCTGAAAGGTCCATGAGCATTTCAATAAACTCTTTGCTGTTACCAATTAGAACTCTTTTCAGGAGAAAAATTTGTAGAGGACTTTGCGGATCTCTTTGGTCTTCATGCTGTAGATGATGGGGTTCAGTACTGGAGGAACCAGGAGGTAGACGTTGGCCATGAGGGCGTGCACCAGGGGAGACGCATGCCTGCCAAAACGATGCACCATAGACACACCAATCATAGGGATAAAAAATATCACGACAGCACAGAAGTGGGAGACGCAAGTGTTCAGGGCCTTGAGGCGCCCTTCCTTGGAGGCAATGCCTAAGACAGTCTTGACAATCATTATGTAGGACAAAATTATAATTAGAGAATCGAGCCCAAAAGTAGAGAGAACAACAAACAAGCCATATTGGTTATTCACTGTGACGTCGGCACATGGAAGCCGGATTAAATTTGGGTGCAAACAGTAGGGATGGGCTAACACGTTGGACCCACAAAAGGGCAGCCTCCTCAGCAGAATAGGCAACGGGGCCATTAGGACGATGCTCCTCGTAGCAATTCCAAAACCCATCATGGCAACCCTGGGACTGGTAAGTATAGTGACATACTGGAGGGGGTTGTAGATGGCTACGAAGCGGTCAAAGGCCATGGCC
The DNA window shown above is from Eublepharis macularius isolate TG4126 chromosome 3, MPM_Emac_v1.0, whole genome shotgun sequence and carries:
- the LOC129325883 gene encoding olfactory receptor 51I2-like encodes the protein MGLFRNQSVDPPTFLMTGIPGLEGKGLWLAIPFCAMYAAAILGNALIILAVAMVPSLHKPMYLFLSMLAVSELGVSLSTLPTVLNVFIFDAREIGMGACFAQMFFIHCFTLMDSGVLWAMAFDRFVAIYNPLQYVTILTSPRVAMMGFGIATRSIVLMAPLPILLRRLPFCGSNVLAHPYCLHPNLIRLPCADVTVNNQYGLFVVLSTFGLDSLIIILSYIMIVKTVLGIASKEGRLKALNTCVSHFCAVVIFFIPMIGVSMVHRFGRHASPLVHALMANVYLLVPPVLNPIIYSMKTKEIRKVLYKFFS